A stretch of Marinitoga litoralis DNA encodes these proteins:
- a CDS encoding ArsR/SmtB family transcription factor has protein sequence MNKFVEMIKIFSDETRLRILNILFQGEHCNCDLEEVLELSQPNISKHLKKIMLLDLATSRKSSYWTYYKINEEVFNKHPFIIEIMKEIQDLEPFKSDLIKLKEYENSPKRCQINLDKRYSCKEKWS, from the coding sequence ATGAATAAATTTGTTGAAATGATAAAAATTTTTTCTGATGAAACAAGGTTAAGAATATTAAATATACTTTTTCAAGGGGAACATTGTAATTGTGATTTAGAAGAGGTTTTAGAACTTTCTCAACCAAATATTTCAAAACATTTAAAAAAAATAATGCTACTTGATTTGGCTACAAGTAGAAAAAGTTCATATTGGACATATTATAAGATAAATGAAGAGGTTTTTAATAAACATCCTTTTATTATTGAAATAATGAAAGAAATACAGGATTTAGAGCCTTTTAAATCCGATTTAATAAAATTAAAAGAATATGAAAATTCACCAAAAAGATGTCAAATAAATTTAGATAAGAGATATTCCTGTAAGGAAAAATGGAGTTGA
- the lpdA gene encoding dihydrolipoyl dehydrogenase, producing the protein MYDVIVIGGGPGGYVAAIRLAQLGKKVAIIEKENLGGTCTNKGCIPTKAMLTAAHLYTDIIFKSKKFGIKVDNVSYELSGIMKHMNKSITMSRKGIEYLMKKNNIDVFNGNGEIIDKNHVKVNDDIIEGEYLILAHGSVPSMFPPFNQIEGIWTSDYVFKMTELPDSIVIIGGGVIGVEFATFFASLGKKVHIVELADHILPFEDEDVAQEVKKSLIKKGVKVYEKTKVKDVKNDENYIVIAESENGELELSADRVLLAVGRRPNIPEDVKKLGVTIERGVVTDNTMKTNIDNIYAIGDIRAKIMLAHVAMFEGIVAAHNIAGEKMEMDYSAVPSIIFSSPEVASTGLKEKDLDPDKIIIGKFPVSANGRARTMEEREGFAKVIADKETKKVLGFAVVSPSATDMIMEGVLAVKNGLTVEEIANSIHPHPTLTETILGAFEDAEGMALHI; encoded by the coding sequence ATGTATGATGTAATTGTAATTGGTGGAGGACCAGGTGGATATGTTGCTGCTATTAGATTAGCTCAGTTAGGGAAAAAAGTTGCAATTATAGAAAAAGAAAATTTAGGTGGCACCTGTACGAATAAAGGTTGTATACCTACAAAAGCAATGTTAACTGCCGCACATTTATATACAGATATTATTTTTAAATCAAAGAAATTTGGTATTAAAGTTGATAATGTTTCATATGAGCTTTCTGGAATTATGAAACATATGAATAAATCAATAACAATGTCAAGAAAAGGTATTGAATACTTAATGAAGAAAAACAATATAGATGTATTTAATGGGAATGGAGAAATTATTGATAAGAATCATGTAAAAGTAAATGATGATATCATTGAAGGTGAGTATTTAATTTTAGCTCATGGTTCTGTTCCTTCAATGTTCCCACCTTTTAATCAAATAGAAGGGATATGGACAAGTGACTATGTATTTAAAATGACAGAATTACCAGATAGTATTGTAATTATAGGCGGTGGAGTTATAGGGGTTGAATTTGCAACATTTTTTGCCTCGTTAGGGAAAAAAGTTCATATTGTAGAATTAGCTGATCATATTTTACCTTTTGAAGACGAAGATGTTGCTCAAGAAGTAAAAAAATCATTAATTAAAAAAGGTGTAAAAGTATATGAAAAAACAAAGGTTAAAGATGTTAAAAATGATGAAAATTATATTGTTATAGCTGAATCAGAAAATGGAGAATTAGAATTATCTGCAGATAGAGTATTATTAGCTGTTGGAAGAAGACCAAATATTCCAGAAGATGTTAAAAAATTAGGTGTAACAATTGAAAGAGGAGTAGTTACTGACAATACTATGAAAACAAATATTGATAATATATATGCTATAGGAGATATCAGAGCGAAAATCATGTTAGCACATGTAGCAATGTTTGAAGGTATTGTTGCTGCACATAATATAGCTGGAGAAAAAATGGAAATGGATTATTCAGCAGTTCCATCAATTATTTTCTCTTCTCCAGAAGTTGCTTCAACAGGATTAAAAGAAAAAGATTTAGATCCAGATAAGATAATTATAGGTAAATTCCCTGTTTCTGCAAATGGAAGAGCTAGAACAATGGAAGAAAGAGAAGGTTTTGCTAAGGTTATAGCAGATAAAGAAACAAAAAAGGTATTAGGTTTTGCTGTTGTTTCACCTTCTGCTACAGATATGATTATGGAAGGTGTTTTGGCTGTGAAAAATGGATTAACCGTTGAAGAAATTGCTAATTCCATACATCCACATCCTACTTTAACAGAAACAATTCTCGGTGCGTTTGAAGATGCTGAAGGAATGGCATTACATATATAA